From Halotia branconii CENA392, the proteins below share one genomic window:
- a CDS encoding sucrose synthase — protein MHELVQAVFGSDEKTALHQLIDALRVLDKFYFLRNEILHVFADYCQQYQKPAYFYYSSAIGKLINYTHEIILEAESTWFVVRPRIGSQQVWRLRPDFTGFDLMTPQAFLDVSDRLVNRYQPHILEIDLHPFYQGSPTIDDPRNIGQGLAFLNHYLCNQLLTNPEYWVEALFKALHRLHYNNIPLLISDRISSGTQLAKRLKQALKFLSQRSPNESYEKFRVDLQELGFEAGWGNTAARVSETLELFERLIDTPQPAILEAFVSRIPAVFRVVLISIHGWVGQQDVLGRDETLGQVIYVLEQARSLENKLQAEIKLAGLDLLGIKPHVIILTRLIPNCEGTECNLRLEKVQNTENAWILRVPFREFNPEITNNWISKFDIWPYLETFAEDAEKELLAEFQGCPSLIIGNYSDGNLVASLLSRSLKVTQCNIAHSLEKPKYLFSNLYWQDLEDQYHFSAQYTADIISMNAADFIITSSYQEIVGTPDSMGQYESYKCFTMPQLYHVIDGIDLFSPKFNMVPPGVDDKNFFPYTQKEDRDPSLSAQVIDLLFHREDPHIFGKLNNPNKRPIFAILPITFIKNLTGLAECFGRSQALQERCNLIIVTSKLHPDAATNPEDTREIQRLHDIINQYHLDGNIRWLGMRLPSNYIGEAYRVIGDRQGIYVHFARFEAFGRSILEAMISGLPTFASKFGGALEIIADQENGFHLNPTDLEETANKILNFLDQCDTHPEHWNEISEEMSQRIRNSYNWQSHTSQLLSLAKMFSFWNFIAPENNESRDRYMETLFHLIYKPRAEKILEKHLKF, from the coding sequence ATGCATGAACTAGTTCAAGCGGTCTTTGGTAGTGATGAAAAAACTGCTCTGCATCAGTTAATTGATGCTTTAAGAGTCTTAGATAAGTTTTACTTCCTCAGAAACGAAATCTTACATGTTTTTGCCGACTATTGTCAGCAATATCAAAAACCTGCCTACTTTTACTACTCTTCGGCAATTGGTAAATTAATTAACTACACCCATGAAATAATTCTGGAAGCAGAAAGTACGTGGTTTGTCGTCCGACCGAGGATTGGTAGTCAACAGGTATGGCGGTTAAGACCTGATTTTACTGGGTTTGATCTCATGACACCACAAGCATTTTTAGATGTGAGCGATCGCCTCGTCAACCGTTACCAACCTCACATTCTCGAAATCGACCTCCATCCTTTTTATCAAGGTTCTCCGACAATCGACGACCCCAGAAATATTGGTCAGGGTTTAGCCTTTCTCAACCATTACTTATGTAATCAATTATTGACTAATCCTGAGTATTGGGTAGAGGCTTTGTTTAAAGCGTTACATCGATTACACTATAATAATATTCCTTTACTAATCAGCGATCGCATTTCTTCAGGTACTCAGCTAGCCAAACGACTTAAGCAAGCACTAAAATTCTTAAGTCAGCGATCGCCTAATGAATCTTACGAAAAGTTTCGCGTTGATCTGCAAGAACTTGGCTTTGAAGCGGGTTGGGGTAATACTGCGGCGCGAGTCAGCGAAACCTTAGAACTTTTCGAGCGACTGATTGATACTCCCCAACCTGCAATTTTGGAAGCGTTTGTATCTCGTATTCCTGCTGTTTTTCGAGTTGTGCTGATTTCTATACACGGCTGGGTTGGCCAACAAGATGTTTTGGGACGAGATGAAACATTAGGTCAAGTTATTTATGTCCTGGAACAAGCTAGAAGCTTAGAAAATAAACTACAAGCAGAAATCAAACTTGCTGGTCTTGATTTGCTAGGTATTAAACCCCATGTAATTATTTTGACTCGGCTGATTCCTAATTGTGAGGGAACAGAATGTAACCTGCGCTTAGAAAAAGTCCAAAATACTGAAAACGCTTGGATATTACGCGTTCCTTTTAGGGAATTTAATCCTGAAATTACTAACAACTGGATTTCTAAATTTGATATTTGGCCATATTTAGAAACATTTGCTGAAGATGCAGAAAAAGAACTACTAGCTGAATTTCAAGGTTGTCCTAGTCTAATTATTGGTAACTATAGCGACGGCAATTTAGTAGCCTCTTTATTATCCCGCAGCCTAAAAGTTACTCAATGCAATATTGCCCACTCTTTAGAAAAACCGAAATATTTATTTAGTAATTTATATTGGCAAGACTTAGAAGATCAATACCATTTTTCAGCCCAATATACTGCTGATATAATCAGCATGAATGCCGCTGATTTTATCATTACTTCATCCTACCAAGAAATTGTCGGCACACCGGATTCAATGGGTCAATACGAGTCTTATAAGTGTTTTACGATGCCTCAGCTATATCATGTAATTGATGGCATTGATTTATTTAGTCCTAAATTCAACATGGTTCCACCGGGAGTAGATGATAAAAACTTCTTTCCCTACACTCAAAAAGAAGATAGAGATCCTAGCCTCAGCGCCCAAGTTATAGATCTACTCTTTCATCGTGAAGATCCTCATATTTTCGGTAAGTTAAATAACCCGAATAAGCGACCAATTTTTGCTATTCTGCCAATTACTTTTATTAAAAATCTTACAGGTTTGGCTGAATGTTTTGGGAGAAGTCAAGCTTTGCAAGAACGCTGTAACCTAATTATTGTAACTAGTAAATTACATCCAGATGCAGCAACAAATCCAGAAGACACCCGCGAAATTCAAAGACTTCACGACATTATCAATCAATATCATCTCGACGGCAATATTCGCTGGTTAGGAATGCGCCTTCCTAGCAATTATATTGGTGAAGCTTACCGAGTAATAGGCGATCGCCAAGGAATTTACGTTCATTTTGCCCGTTTTGAAGCCTTCGGACGCAGCATTTTAGAAGCAATGATTTCTGGTTTACCAACTTTTGCTTCTAAATTTGGTGGTGCTTTAGAAATTATTGCAGATCAAGAAAATGGATTTCATCTCAATCCCACCGATTTAGAAGAAACAGCAAATAAAATTTTGAACTTCTTGGATCAATGTGATACTCATCCCGAACACTGGAATGAAATCTCCGAGGAGATGAGCCAGCGAATACGTAACAGTTATAATTGGCAGTCACATACCAGTCAATTGCTATCGCTAGCTAAGATGTTTAGTTTCTGGAACTTTATTGCTCCAGAAAACAATGAATCTAGAGACCGCTATATGGAAACCTTATTTCATCTCATTTATAAACCTAGAGCAGAAAAGATTTTAGAAAAGCATCTTAAATTCTGA